In the genome of cyanobacterium endosymbiont of Braarudosphaera bigelowii, one region contains:
- a CDS encoding IMS domain-containing protein, which translates to MRIPLDYYRILGVSPNTVDEQLHRAYQDKIIQLPHHEYSEDVIQKRINLLNEAFHVLSNPVTKTDYESSFLKEVFSSANKDSMFDNKKSDIVNQEQQSIYESSSIKIHENHLSGALLILYELSEYELVIQYGENYLKLLFDSYPKLISDKSLTTSQMDIVLSISSAYLEIARQLWHDKTYEKAAAAGLKGLTFLETNQLFLSIQKEIYSELDKLRPYRILELLAHPIHCQSLRQKGIDLLGTMLENKYEVNEQTKSYFNLKTNDFLSFLQQMRIHLTINEQKQIFVDTYKYSSSLVTSYLKVNILIALGFFEKEPYLILEAQTILENLESHKKVSIEQTIVALLLGQTQLAEKILLNKVDNQPILNFIRLNSQGSPDLLPGLCLYTEIWLKTEVSNYFRDLKESSFSLKEYYLNKKVRAYLDNFCVDVHEKSNRRRNYSTFPIIDTFTESRQYYNYRQNLQKLQPVSLDSISHSLSTKNPSLFPYLETEKTSITNIKNLVQSFTKKNIKVQFNKSSLYTTQLLKILLRVNYIKSCYYFSRSKRNTLTILGSASVTGICLLLAYQINSPLFTLEKNQYRVSLIKPLINIPLANTQMVSTTGILTSEGFHQSIKTWLLSKSKAFGKDHDISSLNNILADPLLSKWRNHAQKLKQNQDYWVYQHEIKVNHLKPNQNKLYQVIGEADIKETAQYYHQGNINYAYDDILKVRYTLLRKNDRWLIQTIDIIN; encoded by the coding sequence GTGCGTATACCCTTAGACTATTACAGAATATTAGGAGTTTCTCCGAATACAGTAGATGAACAACTTCATCGAGCTTATCAAGATAAAATTATACAACTTCCTCACCATGAATATAGTGAAGATGTAATTCAAAAACGTATAAATCTATTAAATGAAGCTTTCCACGTTTTATCTAATCCAGTTACAAAAACCGACTATGAGTCAAGTTTCTTAAAAGAAGTCTTCTCTAGCGCTAATAAAGATTCTATGTTTGATAATAAAAAGTCAGACATAGTTAATCAAGAACAACAGTCTATATATGAAAGCTCAAGCATTAAAATCCATGAAAATCATCTTTCTGGAGCCCTTTTAATACTATATGAATTAAGCGAATATGAATTAGTCATACAATATGGAGAAAATTATCTTAAATTGTTATTTGATTCTTATCCAAAACTTATAAGTGACAAAAGTTTAACAACGTCTCAAATGGATATAGTTTTGAGTATTTCTTCAGCTTATTTAGAAATTGCTCGACAGCTTTGGCATGATAAGACATATGAAAAAGCTGCTGCTGCTGGATTAAAAGGATTAACTTTTTTAGAAACAAATCAACTTTTTTTGTCTATACAAAAAGAAATTTATTCGGAACTTGATAAATTAAGACCTTATCGTATCTTAGAATTGTTAGCTCATCCTATACATTGTCAATCTCTAAGACAAAAAGGAATTGATCTATTAGGAACTATGCTTGAAAATAAATATGAAGTTAATGAACAAACAAAAAGTTATTTTAATCTTAAAACTAATGACTTTTTAAGTTTTCTCCAGCAAATGAGAATTCATTTAACTATTAATGAACAGAAACAAATTTTTGTAGACACTTATAAATATTCTTCTTCTCTTGTAACATCCTATTTAAAAGTAAATATCTTAATAGCCCTTGGTTTTTTTGAGAAAGAACCTTACCTAATTTTAGAAGCTCAAACAATACTTGAAAACTTAGAATCTCACAAGAAAGTCTCTATAGAACAAACTATTGTTGCTTTATTGTTAGGACAAACCCAGTTAGCTGAAAAAATCTTATTAAATAAAGTAGACAATCAGCCAATCTTAAATTTTATTAGATTAAATTCTCAAGGTTCTCCTGATTTACTACCTGGTTTATGTCTTTATACTGAAATATGGTTAAAAACAGAAGTTTCTAATTATTTTAGAGACTTAAAAGAATCATCATTTTCTTTAAAAGAGTATTATCTTAATAAAAAGGTTCGAGCCTATTTAGATAATTTTTGTGTGGATGTTCATGAAAAGTCCAATCGAAGAAGAAATTATTCAACTTTTCCCATCATTGATACCTTTACGGAAAGCCGTCAATATTATAACTACAGACAAAATCTACAAAAGTTGCAACCAGTTAGTCTAGACTCAATTTCTCACTCTCTATCCACAAAAAATCCTTCTCTTTTTCCATATTTAGAAACTGAAAAGACTTCAATAACAAATATTAAAAATTTAGTGCAAAGCTTTACTAAAAAGAATATTAAAGTTCAATTTAATAAGAGTTCTTTGTATACTACTCAACTTTTAAAAATACTATTGAGAGTCAATTATATTAAAAGTTGTTACTATTTTTCGAGATCGAAAAGAAATACGTTAACTATTCTTGGCAGTGCGAGTGTAACAGGTATTTGCTTACTTTTAGCATATCAGATTAATTCTCCATTATTTACTTTAGAGAAAAATCAATATAGAGTATCTCTTATTAAACCGCTAATAAATATACCCTTAGCTAATACACAAATGGTTAGCACAACAGGTATATTGACATCTGAAGGTTTTCACCAATCAATAAAAACATGGTTACTAAGTAAATCTAAAGCTTTTGGGAAAGATCATGATATTAGTTCATTAAATAATATTCTAGCTGATCCTTTACTTTCAAAATGGCGTAATCATGCACAAAAATTGAAGCAAAACCAAGATTATTGGGTTTATCAACATGAAATCAAGGTTAACCATCTGAAGCCTAATCAGAATAAATTATATCAAGTTATTGGTGAAGCTGATATCAAAGAAACTGCCCAATATTACCATCAGGGTAATATCAATTATGCCTACGATGATATTTTAAAAGTACGTTATACTTTACTTCGCAAAAATGATCGTTGGCTAATTCAAACAATTGATATTATTAACTAA
- a CDS encoding recombinase family protein: MFVKLNSLWIEGTTRTGKTTQLVKKFFYLIQERGNGQSLTPIQSITHNLASSVLVLSANDDNRRKLFDKLSSITKGKYAIHCKTPLGFMRDELKLFWPLLFKKLKLKEEFPLFLRTETEQAFATKLWKPYLEKYQILLTKNHEFRFIRQTLDLLQLASASGVMVEDISFILEYGLKEEYYFLKEFHSSIHTKKTLPKLQQKLITQWKGWCFSRGIITYGLIYNLYWQYLLPNSQYRDFLINRYRGIFADDIDDYPAITKDLFQFFIDHQKFCVFTYNPYGQVRLGLSADPKYLCRIKPYCNTIILSTYPKLFDISNQLILEQIDNPLSSKKLPYFFSSIKTSSRAELLQKTANFIVKAIENHQVTPNEIAIIAPGLDEIARYTLIETLSTANIPVRLLNEQRPLISFPIIRALLTLLGLVFPGLGQFVETHDIAQMLTILSYDYENNTMIIDPVRSGILADNCFYMDKQHPKLLPLEQYSRWDRMGYNAAKAYKRLYSWVKETRYEIEQKQPANPIEVIDSAIKKFIESRYQLPHEQLLALKELTETAQHFWEIDYRLQKYNTNIKSLTNNLVDFIQLLREGIVTANPKPEDYFSKKTDYVTLTTIFQYRSLRSSHNCHLWLDISSHLWETAGASVLFYAQLFLRDQLSNLNKSEENKKRLKRILMDLLGRVNNEVVLCHSDLNIKGIYQSGPLLTFMNNSKKR, from the coding sequence ATGTTTGTGAAGTTAAACTCCTTATGGATTGAAGGAACTACTCGTACTGGCAAAACAACCCAATTAGTTAAGAAGTTTTTTTACTTAATTCAAGAGAGGGGAAATGGCCAAAGTTTAACCCCTATACAATCAATTACTCATAACCTTGCTTCATCAGTATTAGTTTTATCTGCAAATGACGATAATCGTCGTAAATTGTTTGATAAACTTTCTTCTATAACTAAAGGTAAATATGCTATTCATTGTAAAACACCTTTAGGATTCATGAGAGATGAATTAAAGTTATTTTGGCCTCTTCTATTTAAAAAACTAAAGCTAAAGGAAGAATTCCCTTTATTTTTAAGAACCGAAACTGAACAAGCATTCGCCACTAAATTATGGAAACCATATTTAGAAAAGTATCAAATATTACTTACTAAGAATCATGAGTTTCGCTTTATTCGCCAAACTCTAGACTTATTGCAATTAGCAAGTGCTAGTGGGGTAATGGTTGAAGACATATCCTTTATATTAGAGTATGGCTTAAAAGAAGAATACTACTTTTTAAAAGAATTCCATAGCTCTATCCATACTAAAAAAACTTTGCCAAAGTTACAGCAGAAATTAATTACACAATGGAAAGGATGGTGTTTTAGTCGTGGCATAATAACTTATGGACTTATCTATAACTTATATTGGCAGTATTTATTGCCTAACTCTCAATATAGAGATTTTTTAATTAACCGTTATCGTGGAATTTTTGCAGATGATATTGATGACTATCCTGCTATAACTAAAGATTTATTTCAATTTTTTATAGATCATCAAAAATTTTGTGTTTTTACTTACAATCCATATGGACAAGTTAGATTAGGTCTAAGCGCTGACCCTAAGTACTTATGTCGTATAAAGCCTTATTGTAATACGATAATATTATCTACATATCCAAAACTTTTTGATATCAGCAATCAACTTATCTTAGAACAAATAGATAATCCTTTATCTTCAAAAAAACTTCCTTACTTTTTCTCATCAATTAAAACTTCTTCAAGAGCCGAACTTCTTCAAAAAACAGCCAATTTTATAGTTAAGGCTATTGAAAATCATCAAGTTACTCCTAACGAAATTGCAATTATTGCACCTGGTTTAGATGAAATCGCACGTTACACTCTAATTGAGACCTTATCAACAGCTAATATTCCTGTTAGATTATTAAATGAACAACGTCCTCTGATAAGTTTCCCAATTATTCGTGCATTATTAACTCTTTTGGGACTAGTTTTTCCTGGACTAGGACAATTTGTTGAAACACATGATATTGCGCAAATGCTCACTATATTAAGCTATGATTATGAAAATAATACAATGATAATTGACCCTGTTAGATCAGGAATCTTAGCTGATAATTGTTTTTATATGGATAAACAACATCCTAAGCTATTACCGTTAGAGCAATATTCTAGGTGGGATAGGATGGGATACAATGCTGCTAAGGCTTATAAAAGGTTATATTCTTGGGTAAAAGAAACAAGATATGAAATAGAACAAAAACAACCTGCTAACCCTATAGAAGTTATCGATTCAGCAATTAAAAAATTTATAGAATCTAGGTATCAATTACCTCATGAACAACTATTAGCTCTGAAAGAACTTACAGAAACTGCCCAACATTTTTGGGAAATAGATTACCGTTTACAAAAATATAATACAAATATAAAGTCTCTAACAAATAACTTAGTTGATTTTATTCAATTACTCAGAGAGGGCATAGTCACAGCTAATCCTAAACCTGAAGATTATTTTAGCAAAAAGACTGACTATGTAACTTTGACTACAATTTTTCAGTATCGTTCTTTAAGAAGTTCTCATAATTGTCATTTATGGTTAGATATTTCGTCTCATTTATGGGAAACAGCTGGGGCATCAGTTTTATTTTATGCTCAGTTATTTTTAAGAGATCAATTAAGTAATTTAAACAAGTCTGAAGAAAACAAAAAACGTTTAAAACGTATTTTAATGGATTTATTAGGCAGAGTAAATAATGAAGTAGTTTTATGTCATAGCGATTTAAACATTAAAGGGATATATCAGTCTGGTCCACTACTAACCTTTATGAATAACTCTAAAAAAAGATAA
- the kaiC gene encoding circadian clock protein KaiC, translated as MNQPFSRKDIPLKLALNGVRKIRTMIDGLDEITHGGLPLGRTTLVSGTSGTGKTLLAIQFLYNGIKYFDYPGLFVTFEESPNDIIENAYSFGWDLQKLVDDGYLFILDASPDPEGQEIFENFDLSALIERIQYAIQKYKAKLVSIDSITTVFQQYNAVSVIRREIFRLVSRLKQLEITSILTTERIEEYGQIARFGIEEFVSDNVIVVRNVLEGERRRRTIEILKLRGTTHMNGEYPFTIINDGINIFPLGAMRLTQRSSNIRISSGVQTLNEMCGGGFFKDSIILATGTTGTGKTLFLSKFLEEGCHQKERVILFAYEESKAQLSRNAMSWGINFEEMEHKGLLKLLCTYPESAGLEDHLQMIKSEISRFKPSRIAIDSLSALARGVTKNAFHQFVTGITGYVKQEEITGFFTNTTDQLMEDYSITETHISTITDTILMLKYVENHGKMSKSINVFKMRGSWHDKNIRQYIINHNGPIIQDFFRNCEDIVSNSKTRVAFNETNELSHTIHGVRDATGS; from the coding sequence ATGAATCAGCCTTTTTCAAGAAAAGACATACCATTAAAATTAGCTCTTAACGGTGTTCGTAAAATTCGTACTATGATAGATGGTTTAGATGAAATAACCCATGGAGGACTACCTTTAGGAAGAACAACACTTGTTAGTGGAACATCAGGAACAGGAAAAACACTCCTTGCTATACAATTTTTATATAACGGGATTAAATATTTTGACTATCCCGGTCTTTTCGTTACTTTTGAAGAATCTCCAAATGATATTATTGAGAACGCATATAGTTTTGGCTGGGACTTACAAAAATTAGTGGATGATGGTTATTTATTTATTCTAGATGCGTCCCCAGATCCTGAAGGACAAGAAATATTTGAAAATTTTGATTTATCAGCACTAATTGAAAGAATACAATATGCCATTCAGAAATATAAAGCAAAACTTGTTTCTATTGACTCTATAACTACAGTTTTCCAACAATATAACGCTGTTTCTGTAATAAGAAGAGAAATTTTTCGTCTTGTATCTCGATTGAAACAATTAGAAATTACTTCTATCTTAACTACAGAACGAATAGAAGAATATGGCCAAATTGCTAGATTTGGTATTGAAGAATTTGTCTCAGATAATGTAATTGTTGTACGTAATGTTTTAGAAGGAGAGCGCCGTCGTCGTACAATTGAGATTCTCAAGTTACGTGGTACAACTCATATGAATGGAGAGTATCCATTCACTATTATTAATGATGGAATTAACATATTTCCTTTAGGAGCAATGAGATTAACTCAAAGATCATCTAACATACGTATTTCTTCTGGAGTACAAACTCTTAATGAAATGTGTGGAGGGGGATTCTTCAAAGATTCTATTATTTTAGCAACAGGTACTACAGGAACTGGAAAAACTTTATTTTTAAGTAAATTCTTAGAAGAAGGATGTCATCAAAAAGAAAGAGTAATTTTATTTGCTTATGAAGAATCTAAGGCTCAGTTGTCTCGTAATGCCATGTCTTGGGGGATTAATTTTGAGGAAATGGAGCATAAAGGGCTTCTTAAACTATTATGTACTTATCCAGAATCTGCTGGTCTAGAAGATCACTTACAAATGATCAAGTCAGAAATTTCCAGATTTAAACCTTCTCGTATTGCTATTGATTCTCTATCTGCTCTAGCTCGAGGTGTTACAAAAAATGCTTTTCATCAATTTGTAACTGGAATCACAGGATATGTAAAACAAGAAGAAATTACAGGATTTTTTACTAATACAACTGATCAGCTTATGGAGGATTACTCTATTACAGAGACTCATATTTCTACTATTACAGATACAATATTAATGCTTAAATATGTAGAAAATCATGGAAAAATGTCTAAATCAATTAATGTCTTTAAGATGAGGGGATCTTGGCATGATAAAAATATCAGACAATATATTATTAATCATAATGGCCCTATTATTCAAGACTTTTTTCGTAACTGTGAAGATATAGTCAGTAATTCTAAAACTAGAGTAGCTTTCAATGAGACAAATGAACTTTCGCACACTATTCATGGTGTTAGAGATGCAACGGGATCATAG
- the rpsU gene encoding 30S ribosomal protein S21, producing MTQVVVGQNEPIESTLRRFKRQVARAGIYIDYKKHQFFETPEEKRKRKEATRQRQRSRQH from the coding sequence ATGACTCAAGTAGTCGTTGGTCAAAACGAACCCATTGAATCTACATTACGTCGATTTAAACGGCAGGTTGCTAGAGCTGGAATTTATATAGACTATAAAAAGCATCAATTTTTTGAAACGCCAGAAGAAAAGCGTAAACGTAAAGAAGCTACTCGGCAAAGACAAAGGTCCCGCCAACATTAA
- the groL gene encoding chaperonin GroEL (60 kDa chaperone family; promotes refolding of misfolded polypeptides especially under stressful conditions; forms two stacked rings of heptamers to form a barrel-shaped 14mer; ends can be capped by GroES; misfolded proteins enter the barrel where they are refolded when GroES binds) — MAKSIVYNEDARRALERGMDILAESVAVTLGPKGRNVVLEKKFGAPQIVNDGITIAKEIELEDHIENTGVSLIRQAASKTNDVAGDGTTTATVLAHAIVKEGLRNVAAGANPISLKRGVDKATNFLVEKIAEHSKPIEDSKAIAQVGSISAGNDEEVGQMIADAMDKVGKEGVISLEEGKSMFTELEITEGMRFDKGYISPYFVTDPERMEAVFEEPCILITDKKINLVQDLVPILEQVARQGKSLVIIAEDIEKEALATLVVNRLRGVLNVAAVKAPGFGDRRKQMLEDIAILTGGTVISEETGLKLEGATIEMFGSARRLIMTKDNTTIVAEGNEEAVKSRCDLIRRQIEDSDSSYDKEKLQERLAKLSGGVAVIKVGAATETEMKDRKLRLEDAINATKAAVEEGIVPGGGTTLAHFAPKLEEWAHANLDISEELTGALIVARALTAPLKRIAENAGQNGAVIAERVKEKDFNIGYDAATGQFSDMLASGIVDPAKVTRSGIQNAASIAGMILTTECIVVDKPEKVKSAAAGGPGDYDY; from the coding sequence ATGGCTAAGTCTATTGTTTACAACGAAGATGCACGTCGTGCATTAGAGAGAGGAATGGACATCCTTGCAGAATCTGTTGCTGTTACTCTTGGTCCCAAAGGTCGTAACGTAGTTCTCGAAAAAAAATTTGGTGCTCCACAAATTGTTAACGATGGTATTACCATTGCGAAAGAAATCGAGCTAGAAGATCATATTGAAAATACTGGTGTATCCTTAATTCGTCAAGCTGCCTCAAAAACTAATGATGTAGCTGGAGATGGGACAACTACTGCTACAGTACTAGCTCACGCTATTGTAAAAGAAGGTTTACGCAACGTCGCTGCTGGAGCTAATCCTATATCTTTAAAGCGTGGTGTTGATAAAGCTACTAATTTTCTAGTAGAAAAGATTGCAGAACATTCAAAACCTATTGAAGATTCTAAAGCTATCGCTCAAGTTGGTTCTATTTCTGCAGGTAACGATGAAGAAGTAGGTCAAATGATCGCCGATGCCATGGATAAAGTTGGTAAAGAAGGTGTTATCTCTCTAGAAGAAGGTAAATCAATGTTTACTGAACTAGAAATAACTGAAGGGATGCGTTTTGACAAAGGATACATTTCTCCTTACTTCGTTACTGATCCTGAAAGAATGGAAGCAGTTTTTGAAGAACCATGTATTCTTATCACTGATAAAAAAATTAATTTGGTCCAAGATTTAGTTCCTATCTTAGAGCAAGTTGCTCGTCAAGGAAAATCTTTAGTTATTATTGCTGAAGATATTGAAAAAGAAGCTTTGGCAACCTTAGTAGTTAACCGTTTACGTGGTGTTCTAAACGTTGCTGCAGTCAAAGCTCCTGGTTTTGGAGATCGTCGTAAGCAAATGCTTGAAGATATTGCTATTCTTACTGGTGGTACTGTAATTAGTGAAGAGACAGGTTTAAAGCTGGAAGGCGCAACAATTGAAATGTTCGGGTCTGCACGACGTCTTATTATGACTAAAGATAACACAACGATTGTAGCTGAAGGTAATGAAGAAGCAGTTAAATCTCGTTGTGATCTAATTCGTCGACAAATTGAAGACTCTGACTCTTCATATGACAAAGAAAAGCTACAAGAACGTTTGGCTAAGTTGTCTGGTGGAGTTGCGGTTATCAAAGTTGGTGCTGCTACAGAAACTGAGATGAAAGATCGCAAACTTCGACTAGAAGATGCTATTAATGCTACAAAAGCTGCTGTTGAAGAAGGTATTGTTCCTGGTGGTGGAACAACGCTAGCACATTTTGCTCCAAAATTAGAAGAATGGGCACATGCTAATCTTGATATTAGTGAAGAATTAACTGGTGCATTAATTGTCGCCCGTGCTTTAACTGCTCCTTTGAAACGCATTGCTGAGAATGCAGGTCAAAATGGGGCAGTTATTGCTGAACGTGTTAAAGAAAAAGATTTTAATATCGGCTACGATGCTGCTACAGGACAATTCTCTGACATGTTAGCTAGTGGAATTGTTGATCCCGCAAAAGTAACTCGTTCCGGAATACAAAATGCTGCTTCTATTGCCGGCATGATTTTAACCACTGAATGTATTGTAGTTGACAAGCCAGAGAAGGTGAAATCCGCTGCTGCTGGAGGTCCTGGAGATTATGATTATTAA
- a CDS encoding DUF760 domain-containing protein produces the protein MVFNFDFLSEEQDPSPLIQYLKQQQPETLSRIAQSVSLEVEQIITKNVQGLMGILSSGDFNIRIATDRESLDNLLASAMMTGYFLSKIEQRKDLEVNFSNTEFSNSSLSSSQTEEQKE, from the coding sequence ATGGTATTCAACTTTGATTTTCTCTCAGAAGAACAAGATCCTAGCCCCCTCATACAATATCTTAAACAACAGCAACCTGAAACACTATCACGAATAGCACAATCTGTTAGTTTAGAAGTTGAGCAAATTATTACCAAAAATGTACAAGGACTAATGGGAATACTTTCTTCCGGAGACTTTAATATACGAATAGCTACTGATCGCGAAAGTCTAGATAACCTTCTTGCTTCTGCAATGATGACAGGATACTTTCTTAGTAAAATAGAACAACGTAAAGATCTAGAAGTTAATTTTTCTAATACTGAATTTTCAAATTCAAGCTTATCTTCCAGCCAGACAGAGGAACAAAAAGAATAG
- a CDS encoding proton extrusion protein PcxA, giving the protein MKIQFLIKKTFDWLTSTPERSLDRAYKMALKVKEIEDKYFGGQIISQDHTSYGSSVVSYFKIEIDSYLKKINSELNIFKTSRLFLKFINISQDIYEEKILNEEEQQNFIKNTVVLEKLKFIDKIILKYNLSRNENNSNNSTSSTQTALKIKEETNNIENISPKDRHRLESINQNIGVLPRSFVDTLNRLRQEIDPKSEDSEEKVLNRHRKSRLRTALSIKFILLLIIIPLLTHQLTKTFLLTPIIRQYFQDHGQVVFINKDLEEEAFEELSHYEEILRFQGLIGLREPLNEEKVEEKVKEKAQEITQQYRIQGINSVGNVFADLFSVTAFVIVVIFSRKEIEILKAFLDEILYGLSDPAKAFLIILFTDMFVGFHSPHGWEVILEGISHHFGLPENQEFNFLFIATFPVILDTVLKYWIFRYLNRISPSAVATYKNMNE; this is encoded by the coding sequence ATGAAAATTCAGTTCTTGATTAAAAAAACTTTTGATTGGCTGACATCAACTCCAGAGAGATCTTTAGACCGTGCCTATAAAATGGCTTTAAAAGTAAAAGAAATTGAAGATAAATATTTTGGTGGACAAATAATATCTCAAGATCATACTAGTTATGGTAGCAGTGTTGTTTCATATTTTAAGATAGAAATTGATAGCTATCTCAAAAAAATTAATTCAGAGCTAAATATTTTCAAAACTAGTCGACTATTCTTAAAGTTTATAAATATCTCACAAGATATTTATGAAGAAAAAATACTAAATGAAGAAGAACAACAGAATTTTATAAAAAATACAGTTGTTCTTGAAAAGTTAAAATTTATTGACAAGATTATATTGAAATATAACTTAAGTAGAAATGAAAATAATTCAAATAACTCTACTAGTTCAACACAGACTGCACTTAAAATAAAAGAAGAAACTAATAACATTGAAAATATATCTCCAAAAGATAGGCATCGTCTAGAGTCTATAAATCAAAACATAGGTGTTTTACCACGATCTTTTGTTGATACACTGAATAGACTAAGACAAGAAATAGATCCTAAATCAGAGGATAGTGAAGAAAAGGTTTTAAATAGACATCGTAAATCTCGATTAAGAACTGCCCTTTCTATCAAATTTATTTTACTACTAATCATAATTCCTTTACTGACTCATCAGTTAACTAAAACATTTTTATTAACTCCAATAATTCGTCAATATTTTCAAGATCATGGACAAGTAGTATTTATTAACAAAGATTTAGAAGAAGAAGCTTTTGAAGAGTTGAGTCATTATGAAGAAATTCTCAGATTTCAAGGCTTAATAGGACTAAGAGAACCTTTGAATGAAGAAAAAGTTGAAGAAAAGGTTAAAGAGAAAGCTCAAGAAATAACACAGCAATATCGGATACAGGGTATAAATTCAGTTGGCAATGTTTTTGCTGATCTTTTTTCTGTCACTGCTTTTGTAATAGTTGTTATTTTTAGTAGGAAAGAGATAGAAATTTTAAAAGCTTTTCTAGACGAAATCTTATATGGATTAAGTGATCCAGCCAAAGCATTTTTAATTATTCTATTTACAGATATGTTTGTTGGATTTCATTCTCCACATGGATGGGAAGTTATTTTAGAAGGAATCTCCCATCATTTTGGATTACCAGAAAACCAAGAGTTTAATTTCCTTTTTATTGCAACATTCCCTGTTATTTTGGACACAGTACTTAAATATTGGATATTTCGCTATCTTAATCGTATTTCTCCTTCGGCTGTAGCTACTTATAAAAACATGAATGAATAA
- the scpB gene encoding SMC-Scp complex subunit ScpB: MIRLATRIEAVLYLKGQSLSLVDIAKYLNCKTEVVQDAIIELMSDYAYRDSALEVIETENGYSLQLRPVFNDLTDNIIPAELGKAVLRTLAAIALKNPIVQTELIELRGNSAYQHVQKLVELDFIRKYSKKPGRSYLLSITPKFHQYFEIDQLPKSVN; encoded by the coding sequence ATGATAAGATTAGCAACAAGAATTGAAGCAGTTTTATACCTTAAAGGTCAATCTCTGAGTCTGGTCGATATTGCTAAATATCTGAACTGTAAAACTGAAGTTGTACAAGATGCAATAATTGAATTAATGTCTGATTACGCATATCGTGACAGTGCACTGGAAGTTATAGAAACAGAAAATGGTTATAGCTTACAACTCCGTCCAGTCTTTAACGATCTTACAGACAACATAATTCCTGCCGAATTAGGGAAAGCAGTGTTGAGAACTTTAGCGGCAATTGCTCTCAAGAATCCTATTGTTCAAACTGAATTAATTGAATTGAGAGGGAATAGTGCTTATCAACATGTACAAAAATTAGTAGAGCTAGATTTTATTCGTAAATATAGCAAGAAACCTGGACGTTCCTATCTTTTATCAATTACCCCTAAATTTCATCAGTATTTCGAAATTGATCAGCTTCCAAAGTCAGTGAATTAG